The stretch of DNA CTCCTCCAGGTCCTCCACCTCGCGGCCCAGGCGCATCTGGGCCAGGCGGTTCTTCTTGAGGTTGGTGCGCGCGATGTCGATCTTGGCGGGATCCTGGCGCGTCAGCTCCATGTCGGAGATCTTCTTCTCCAGCTTGACGAGCGCGTCCTGGGCGTAGCGCAGTTCGGCGCGGCGGGTGGCCAGCGTCTTGCGCAGGTCCTTGACCTTGCCGTCGATGGCGTCCACCGCCTTCTTCCACTTGCGGACGATGGCCTGGTGGCCCCCCTTCTCCCGCTCCTGCTCGGCCAGGAACTCCTGGTAGGCCGCGTCCTCGTCGTTCATCTCCTGCTCCAAGGCGGCCAGCTCGTCGCGGCGCGCCACCACCGCCTCCTCGGCCCGGTAGACGCGGTCCATGGAGCGTGGGCAGTTCGGCTTGCCCGGGAGCCTGTCCCGGGCGAGGTCGCCGAGCTGGAAGATGAGGTCGTTGTAGCTCTCCTTCGGCATGGGCGCAGATCTACGCCCAACGCGCCGGGACTGTCACCGGGAGAGCGAGCCCCGCCCTGGCGATTTCAGGGGTCGGCGGGCGCGGCGGCCACCGGGACGGGCGCCACGGCGTTGGCCGCCAGGGCCCCTTCGGCCAGGGCGAGCAGCTCCCGGGCGCGATCCTGCTCCTCCGTGCGGTTGAGCTCGCACACCCAGGCCGAGGACAGGTCCGCCTGCTGGCGGGCCAGCTCGGCGGTCGTCTCGTAGCGGGCGGCCGAGGCGCGGGCGAAGGCGCCCTCCCGGCGCAGCTCGAGGAGCGTGTCCGGGTCCAGTTCGATGTGTTCGGGGGGGACCGGCAGCGGGCCCCGGCCCAGCGCCGCCAGCCGCGCGAGCAGCCGCGATGCGTGCGCCCGGCAGAACGCGGCCAGCACCATGAGCCGCGCCCGGATGCGCGCGTCCATGATGCGCTCGGCGAGCATCGTCATCCGTCGGGCGGAGACGACCTCCGCCTCCCACGCCGCCGCCAGCGCCGCCGCCAGCCGGGTATGCCTCGCACCCATCTACGTCCCCCGATCCCTACCCTCTTCCTCCGCAAGGTAGGGATGCCCCCCTCCAAGTTCAACCGAGGGCCCGGTCGAACAGCCAGAAACCACCCGCCATGAGGATGCCCACCGACAACAGCCGGACGGCGCCCCGGTGCAGCGCGGGGCGGCGCTGGAGCATGCGCAGCGGCGGCAGCAGCACGGCCACCACCACCGCCTGCCCCAGCTCCACCCCCAGGTTGAAGCCCAACAGCCCCGTCGCCACCGAGTCCCCCAGGCCGTAGCCCGCCAGCACGCTCGCGAAGCCGAAGCCGTGCACCAGGCCGAAGAGGAAGGTGATGAGCGCGCGGTGGCGGTGCTGGCGGAGCACCAGGTTCTCCGCCGCGACGTAGATGATGGACGCGGCGATGGCCGCCTCCACCCACCGGGTCCGGTCCGCGTCGAGCACCACCCAGCCGAGCGCCGTGGCCCCCAGCGTCAGCGAGTGGGCGACGGTGAACGACGTCACCAGGAGCAGCACCCGCTTGAAGCCGCCGCCCACCAGCAGCACCGCCAGCAGGAAGGCCAGGTGGTCGATGCCCTCGAAGATGTGGCGGATGCCCAGCCCCACCCAGCCGAGCAACCCCGACACGCGCGAGCCCTCCGGCGCGTCGCCCGGTCCGGGAATGGACAGCGTGGGCTGCAGCGCGTCCGCGAAGAGCGCGCCGGGCGCCTCGCCCTCCCCCACGCTGCCGAGGACGACGCGGTAGCCCTCCGGCAGCACGGACAGCACGCCATAGCGCTGCCGCAGCGCCCCGGGGGGGCAGGAATAGGTGGCGGACAGCTCCACGAACGTCTGGCGCGCCCGCGCGTCGTGGGCGGTGCGCGCGCAGGCCTGGCCCCCCGCGGTCAGGGGCATGGCGTCCCACACGCCCACCGCCAGCGCCGCGTGGCGGGCGTCCAGGTCCGCCTGGGAGACGGTGCCATCCCCGTCCGCGTCGGCCGGGACGAGCAGCCCGAGCGAGGGCGCCGTCAGCGTGAGGACCTGGCGGACCTCGGCCGAGTCCGGGGCGACGCGGCGCACCTGCGTATAGAGGATGTCGGCGTCGTGCGCCTGCGCCGCGGTCGCGGCGAGCAGCAGGCCCAGCGGCAGGGTCCACCCGACGAGGTCCTTCGTCATGGGGCGCGAGCCTGCCGCCTGGGCGGGCCCGCGTCCACCCTCCCCTATTCCGGGACGAGCTCGAGCTGCAGTTGCTGCCGGCCGCTCACGCCCCCGTGGCGCGCGCCGCAGCGCGGGCAGAAGAAGGCCTGGTCCCACTCCCAGAGCAGCTTGACGTCCTCGCCGCAGCACAGCAGGGGCAGGATGCGCAGCAGTTCGTCCGGCTCCGGGTCCATGGGCCCCGGCAGCGCCTCCGGCTCCACGGCGACGAACGTGGGGCGCGGGTTGAGCGCCAGCGTCCGCGAGACGTGGGCGAGCTGCTCGTAGCGCACGTGGTTGGCCCAGCCGCGCGCCACCGACTCCAGGTGTGTCTGCTGCACGGGCGTGAGGAAGGCGTCCGCCCCCGCGCGGTGCCCGCAATACGGACAGCGCCACGCCGGCAGGCCCTCCTCGCCCTCGTGCCCGTTCTCCAACACGAAGAAGGCCTGGAGCTTGTGCAGCAGCGCCCGGGCGTCGTTCGCGCCCGGACGGGTCTTGAACGGCCGCTGGCACGACGGGCACTCACGGCGGCAGAAGCCCGCCGTGTCCCGGGGCAGCTCCAGCCCCTCCTCCTCCAACCCCGACCTCATGTCACCGCCGTCCGCCGCCCTCGCGACACCACGCCCACCACGAAGGCCAGCAGCGCGAACAGCAACAGCAGGTGGACCCAGTCGCCCTCGGTGGAGCCCGCCGTCAGCCCCAGGCCCCACAACACCAGGAGGATCATCCCCATCGTCCAGTACACGTCGGCACCTCCCCTCGCGTCCCCTATCCCGGACCGGCGCAAGCTAGGAATGGGTGTCCGCGCGGGCAACCCGGTGCTTTTCACAGGAAGCCGCGTTCCCACCCCGGGCATTTTTTCCGCCCCCTGAGAAGGCAATCACCCCGGACGACACCGGATCACGACCCGGGGGTGGAAGAGATCTCAGAGGAGGCGGTGCTTGGGGCCCCTACTGGCGAGGGTCCTGGCATGCCGCCTGCTTGGGCGCAATGTCCGTGTGGTCGGGCACGAGCGCCGGTGGGTGCGGCGTCGCAGGCGCGGGGCGCCGGGGAGGGTGGGATGCGGGGTTGGATGAAGGCGTTGACGGTGGCGGCGATGCTGACGGGGACGGGGGCGTTCGCCTTTCCGCTGCACCTGCCGACCGACACCCAGGGCGAGGTCTCCGAGGTGGCGATGCTGCGCGCGCAGTTGCAGCAGCGCGAGGCGGAGCTGCGCGCGGCGCTGGCGAAGCTGCAGGCCTACGAGGACGAGGCCCACTACGCGGAGGCGGAGCGACTGGGCGTGGTGGAGCTGGTGCGGGCCTCGGGGCTGCCGGAGCGACAGCAGCGCCGGCTGGCGGTGAGCATCGTGCGCGAGGCGCAGCGCAACGGCGTGGATCCGCTCCTGGTGGTGGCGGTCATCCGGTGCGAGAGCTCGTTCAACAGCTACGCGGTGTCACACGTGGGGGCCATGGGGCTGATGCAGGTGATGCCGGACACGGGCACCTGGCTGGCGGACCGGGCCGGCTGGCGGCTGGGCCGCAGCAGCAACCTCTTCGACGTGGAGACCAACGTCGAGCTGGGCACGGCCTACCTCGCCGACCTCATCGAGCGCTTCGGCTCCGTGGAGAAGGCGCTGGTCGCGTACAACGCGGGGCCCGGGCTGGCCAAGCGCATCCTCGCGAAGAAGGAGTCGCGCACCCGGTTCATGGCCGGCTACCCCGCCAAGGTCGTGAAGGAGTTCCGCAAGCTGAAGGCGAAGCAGGAGCGCGAGCTGACGCTGCGCGATCAGCAGAAGACGGTTGGCGGACAGGGGTGATGGCCAGACGACAACCCTGACGCCCGTCACCTGACAGACGCGTAGATGTTGCCACACGGCGACTGAACTTCTTCCAGAGCCCGGGGCAATGTGCGCGCCCGGCGAGCGCAACCCCACGGAATCAGCGTGGGTTTTCCGGCGGCCCGCATGGCCCGGTTCCTGCTCTCGCCGCCGTGCCCGATTACGGGGCGCATCGCGC from Myxococcus stipitatus encodes:
- a CDS encoding HupE/UreJ family protein translates to MTKDLVGWTLPLGLLLAATAAQAHDADILYTQVRRVAPDSAEVRQVLTLTAPSLGLLVPADADGDGTVSQADLDARHAALAVGVWDAMPLTAGGQACARTAHDARARQTFVELSATYSCPPGALRQRYGVLSVLPEGYRVVLGSVGEGEAPGALFADALQPTLSIPGPGDAPEGSRVSGLLGWVGLGIRHIFEGIDHLAFLLAVLLVGGGFKRVLLLVTSFTVAHSLTLGATALGWVVLDADRTRWVEAAIAASIIYVAAENLVLRQHRHRALITFLFGLVHGFGFASVLAGYGLGDSVATGLLGFNLGVELGQAVVVAVLLPPLRMLQRRPALHRGAVRLLSVGILMAGGFWLFDRALG
- a CDS encoding lmo0937 family membrane protein; the protein is MYWTMGMILLVLWGLGLTAGSTEGDWVHLLLLFALLAFVVGVVSRGRRTAVT
- a CDS encoding lytic transglycosylase domain-containing protein, which translates into the protein MRGWMKALTVAAMLTGTGAFAFPLHLPTDTQGEVSEVAMLRAQLQQREAELRAALAKLQAYEDEAHYAEAERLGVVELVRASGLPERQQRRLAVSIVREAQRNGVDPLLVVAVIRCESSFNSYAVSHVGAMGLMQVMPDTGTWLADRAGWRLGRSSNLFDVETNVELGTAYLADLIERFGSVEKALVAYNAGPGLAKRILAKKESRTRFMAGYPAKVVKEFRKLKAKQERELTLRDQQKTVGGQG